Part of the Branchiostoma floridae strain S238N-H82 unplaced genomic scaffold, Bfl_VNyyK Sc7u5tJ_464, whole genome shotgun sequence genome, TATAATCTTAGTCATCTCTTCTGAACAAGCGCTTTACGGACAAATATCCAATCCAGAGGCCCCCCAAAAAGAGTATTTAAGTCACAGATAACAATTTGTTTCATCTCAGAGAAAACTACAAGACCAACAACGGAAAAGACAACTCTGCCAACAACACTAGTTCCAACAACACACTTCTCGACGGAAAGAACTACAGCGCAGACCACCGAAAAGACAACCTTACCAACTACCATTGTCACCACAAAACAAACTACCCACAAATCTACGCTACCCTCCACAGTACAGCCTACAACCTTGTTCACCACAGGTAAAAATATATTTATACAAACTCTGAGTATTAACATCAATTAATTCcatttacacatatcaatttgaattgACATTTATTGCTATTCTCagacaaaacaacacacatttCCACTATACCAACCACGGCAAAGCCAACATCCCAGGTCACCACTCTCCCAACTACGGCAAAGCGAACGACAAAAATAACATCAGGTGAATTTTAAACACAAAGTTAAATGTATCAACAGATGTTTGAGAATCTATAAAACTTGAAAAACTAACAAGTATCATGAGAATAATAACAAAGGTTTCAGCAAGAGCAaaacatatcattatcaaatcTTTCTTGTAAAATGACTGCAAACCTATTGAAAATTTGCAACCTTAAACATATAACAATTAAGTTAAGCAATCTTTGAAGAAACATGCAAATCACGGATATATCTACATTCCATGTCACCAGAAAAATAGTAAACAGTAATAGTTAACCACCTGTCTCATCTCAGACCAAACTACGCAACCAACAACGGAAAAGACAACTCTGCCAACAACAGTAGTCCCAACCACACACATCTCGACGGAAAGAACTACAATACAAAGCACCGAAAAGACAACCTTACCAACTACAATTGTTaccacacaaaaaacaacacaacaaactacCCACAAATCTACACTACCATCCACAGTACATCCTACCACTTTGGTCACTACGGGTAAAATTACATTCACAATAAATGCATGGTGTTCATTTTGATTATCTGAAGAAAAAGCAACATCTATTTTACTATTACTGTTGTGATAGGTTTAGCTTTCAAGCGTAACATGGATTTTATGCACTAAGGTGTGGAGGACAACTATTCTAACCTTACTTTTATCCCCATAGTCTAACCTTTTACCTCAGACACAGCGACACCAATAACAGAAACGAAAATAACAACAGGTGAAGTGTGCAAATCATGTGTATATTTTCATCGACCCAGCAGGACATGGTGAAAGTAATACTCTTAGTCATCTCTTCTAAAATAAATACTTTACGGACACATCTCCAATCCGGAGGCCCCCAAAAAGAGTATTTAGTCACAAATAACACTTTGTCTCATCGTCAGAGAAAACTACTAGACCAACAACGGAAAAGACAACTCTGCCAACAACACTAGTTCCAACAACACACATCTCGACAGAAAGAACTACAGCGCAGACCACCGAAAAGACAACCTTACCAACTACCATTGTCACCACACAACAAACTACCCAAAAATCTACGCTACCCTCCACAGTACAGCCTACAACCTTGTTCACCACAGGTAAAACTATATTTATACTAACTCCTGAGTATTAACATCAATTAATTCCATTGACACTTATCAATTTGATATCACATCTATTGCTATTCTCagacaaaacaacacacataTCCACAATACCAACCACGGTAAAGCCAACCACCCAGGTCACCACTCTCCCAACTACGGTAAAGCCAAcgacaaaaataacaacaggTGAATTTTAAAATCATCTTCACTCACAACTAAACTAAATCAACAGATGTTTGAGAAtcttcaaaatttgaaaaaaaaaaaactgacaaataTTATGAGAAAAGTAGCAAAAGTTTAAGCGAAACCAAAACACATCACCATCAGAATTTCCTTTAAAAATTACTGTAAACctttttaaaatttgcaacaTTAAACATTTAACAATTAGGTTCAGCAATATTTGCGAAAACAGGCAATTCACGGGCACATATACATTCCATGTCACCAGAAAAATAGTAAACAGTGATAGTTAACCACCTGTCTCATCTCAGACCAAACTACGCAACCAACAACGGAAAAGACAACTCTGCCAACAACAGTAGTCCCAACCACACACATCTCGACGGAAAGAACTACAATACAAAGCACCGGAAAGACAACCTTGCCAACTACAATTGTTaccacacaaaaaacaacacaacaaactacCCACAAATCTACACTACCATCCACAGTACACCCTACAACTTTGGTCACTACGGGTAAAATTACATTCACAATTAATGCATGGTAGTAACTTTTATAATCTGAAGGAAAGCAGCAACTATTCTAACCTCACTTTTAACCCCACATTCTAACATGCTACCTCAAACACGGCGCCACAAATATGAGGAACAAAAATAGCAACAGGTGAATGTGTGCAAACAATATGTATATTTACATATCGACCAAGCAGGAAAGGGCGAAAGTAATAATCTTAGTAATCtcttcttaaacaagtacttaACGGACACATCTCCAATCCGGAGGCCCCAACAAAGTATTTAAGTCACAGATAACAATTTCTCTCATCTCAGAGAAAACTACTAGACCTACAACGGAAAAGACAACTCCGCCAACAACAGTAGTCCCAACAATACACATCTCGACGGAAAGATCTACAGCGCAGACCACCGAAAAGACAACCTTACCAACTACAATTGTtatcacacaaaaaacaacacaacaaactacCCATAAATCTACACTACCATCCACAGTACACCCTACGACTTTGGTCACTACGGGTAAAACTACATTCACAATAGATACACGCATGGTAGTAGAATTCATTATCTGAAGCAAGGCAACATCTAATTTACTATTCCTGTTGAGATAGATTTAGTTTTCAAGCGCAGCTTCAACGTTAGATACTATAGGGTGGAGGACAACTGTTCTAATCTCACTTTTAACCCCACATTCGTAACCCCATATTCTAACCTTTTACCTCCGATACAGCGATACACATaagaaaaacgaaaaaaaaactggaTAATTTGTTCTAACCTTATCTATAATTACATCAACCTAGCATGACATGGTAAGAGTAATAGACTCAGTTAACTCTTCTAAAACAAGTACTTTACGGACAAATCTCAAATCCGGAGGTCCCAACAAAAGAGTATTTAAGTCACAGATAATAATTTGTCTCGTCTCAGTGAAAACTACAAGACCAACAACGGAAGAGACAACTCTGCCAACAACAATAGTCCCAACAACACACATCTCGACGGAAAAAACTACAGCACAGACCACAGAGAAGACGACAGTACCAACTACCATTGTCACCACACAAAAAACAACTCAGCAAACTACCCACAAATCTACGCTACCATCCACAGTACAGCCTACAACTTTGGTCACCACAGGTAAAACG contains:
- the LOC118408853 gene encoding probable serine/threonine-protein kinase fhkB, which codes for ENYKTNNGKDNSANNTSSNNTLLDGKNYSADHRKDNLTNYHCHHKTNYPQIYATLHSTAYNLVHHRQNNTHFHYTNHGKANIPGHHSPNYGKANDKNNIRPNYATNNGKDNSANNSSPNHTHLDGKNYNTKHRKDNLANYNCYHTKNNTTNYPQIYTTIHSTPYNFGHYGENYKTNNGRDNSANNNSPNNTHLDGKNYSTDHREDDSTNYHCHHTKNNSANYPQIYATIHSTAYNFGHHRQNNTHIHYSNHGKANNPGHHSPNYGTANDKNNNRPNYETNDGKDDSANNSSPNNTHLDGKNYNTKHRKDNLANYNCYHTKNNTTNYPQIYTTIHSTPYNIGHYG